Part of the Terrisporobacter glycolicus ATCC 14880 = DSM 1288 genome is shown below.
ATTACTCTCGTAAAGTATATAGCTTGTTTAAAGGTTTCACCTTCGAATCCTACTGCAAATAATTTTACAATTTGTGGAGTAAATATAACCCCTATTATTGAAATTACTATACATATCAATACTACTATATTAAATACATTATTTGTATATTTTTTTGCACCATCTTCTCCCAAATTTGATTTTACATCACAATAAATTGGAATAAATGCAGTTCCTAGTGAAGTACCTATAGCTGTAAATATTACAGCTGGAATATTCATTGCTACTAAGAAAGCATCACTTGTACCCGATGCTCCATAAACTGATGCTAGTGTTAATTCTCTACCAAATCCAAGTATTTTGGCCAACAAAATGGCTATCATAAGACCTAGAGCTGCTTTTGCTACTTTTGACATATATTTTCTCCTATTAATTTATCTTATTTTTTTCTTTTTTCTATAAAATATTACTATTACTATAGCTAGTAATGTCCCCACTATTAATGAATAATTTTTAACCATATAAGCAATTAAAGATAAATTATCTCCAAAAATATAACCTAAAAATATTAGTATAGTATTCCATACGCTTATACCTATAGTTGAGTATAATATGAAAATACTTATATTCATTTTATTTATTCCTGCAGGAATAGATATCACTGTTCTTGCTACAGGAACTACCCTTGCTATCATAACAGATATTTTTCCGTATTTATTCATCCACCACATGGATGATCTAATGGAAGGCTGTGTTTTAGGATATTTTTTCATCATATATTTTAATAGAGGCTTTCCAAAATACAAGCCTATTAAATAATTTGTAATACTGCCAACTATTCCTCCAAAAACTGACACCATAAGAGCTAAAGCAAAGTTAATATTTCCCCTAGCTATCATTATGCCTATAAATGGCAATACTATCTCACTCGGTAGTGGAAAATTTGCATATTCAAGCATAACTACTAAAAATATACTTATTAATCCATATTGCTCAATTAGATTTTCTGCTAATATGTTAAAATCCAAATCTTACCCTCCTAAAATTTATGTAATTTCTCCCCTTATACTAATTTAAATCATTTGAATGAAAGTAATATGAAAAAAAGATTAAGATTTCCTTAAATTAAAGTAAACAAATAAAAAGTGTCTATCTTTTTAGTGAGATAAACACATTTTTAAATTACTTATATATAATTGTACTTTTTCAATAAAACTATCTAATAAATCATATTCTGTTCCTATTAATCATTAACATTTTTTAGATTTTTAATCAAAAGCATTCCCACAGCACCAGTTATGCAAACTGCCGTAATTATCATCCAAGCCACAAATATACCACAGGCATCTATTACATCTCCCATTATCATGGGTCCAAGAGCATACCCTGCACCAGATATCATGGGGAAAATCGAACTTATCCTTCCCCTATGAGATGGGGGTGTATTATTTGCAATAAAGGCTTGAGCATTTGTTGCTATAAGAACCTCACCAATAGTTAAAGCCAATGTGGCAGCAAAAAAAGATATTTTATAATATGCAAAGGCGTATATAATAAAACTCAATCCGTATAACATTCCACCTGCACTCATAATATTCAAAGTTCTGTATTTTTTAGTAAAATAAGTTAATATAGGTGTAAAAGTTATTACTATAAGACCATTAAATCCACCTAAAAAACCATAAAGCCTAGCTCCACCATCATTAAACAATTCACCTAACTGAATAGGTAGTGTAAATACCCATTGACTATATGCAAATTGAAATAACAACATCATTAATGGAAATAAAAAAAGTATGGGTCTTTTTAAAATAACACTTAATGTTGATTTTTCTAAATCTTCTTCTTCAAAGTCTAGTACAACTTCCTTTTGTTTATTTGGTTCTTTTACATAAAATATAATTAATAAAAGTGCAACTACAGTTGTTAGCGCATCACCTATAAAAATCAAAGACAAATAATCTTTGTACAAAAAACCTCCAATTATAGGCCCTATGGAAAATCCTATGTTTACACCCATATATAATAATGAATAAGAACTCTTTCTATTACTTTCATTTGTTAAATCTGCATTTAAAGCATCGTAGGCAGGCATTGAGATAGAATAAAAACAAGAAGATAATATCATAAATTTAGCCGTTGTGATTGAAAGTGGAATTATTCCACAAATTATTAGCATTATAATTCCCATTGTCTGAAATATGGTTATTACTTTTTTTCTTCCTATGGTATCTGTTAATTTTCCTCCCATTATTATACATGGAACTTGACATACGGCCATAAAAGTAACAAATTCCCCAGCTTCTCCTGCACTCATTCCCAATTTCTGTGTTAATATTAAGGACATTAAAGGTTGAACAAATGCACCTAGTGCATTAACTATTTTCCCTAAAAACAATATGTAGATTTCCCTCGGTAGGCCTTTGTAGGTACTTAATAGGTTTTTCATCTTACCACCCACTTATTTTCTAATCTTACTATTAAGTTTAGTTTATACGTGGCTTCCATACAATTATTTTTCTTCAAGTTCCAATACTTTTTTAATACATTTATCATGCTCAAATGTATTAACCCAAGGATTTTCAACAAAATAATCTGGCTTTGTTTTAAACTCTTCGTTACAAGTTCCATCAGATGTTACTCCCATATCTTTGGAAAATCTAAATACATAGCCACTATTAGGCAACATTCCAAGAAGTGGGTCAGAGCCGATTCCATCTCCACCTGTTGTTTCACCTATAAGTGTGGCAAATCCTGATTCTTTTGCAAAGGATGCAAGTATTTCAGATGATGAATAAACGCCTTTATCAACTAATAAATATATACTTCTTTTAAAATTTATAGATTCTTCACTTGGCTCCATTTTTATAGTATTTTTGCAATAATATTTGAAATCTTTCTTAACTTCTGGAGGTAAATTAGTTAAAGGTTTTGTATTTAAATCTTTTACTTCACCAAAATCATTTTCATATTTTAATTTTGATTTTTTTATAAAATTATTTATCAAATCTCCATCTTTCCAAAAACAATATGTTGTTTGTGTATAGGACTTGTTTATTAACTTTGGTAGCAAATAAAACATCCAGTAGCCACTATCTCCTCCACCATTTCCTCTTATATCAATAACCATTGCTTCGTAGTCCTTACATTTATCTAAATATTCATCAATTAATTCAATATCCATATTCATGTTATAATAACTTATCATTTGAGGTATGCGAATATAGCCTATCTTCCCTTCCTCAATATCTTTAACAGATGCATTTTTCACACCTTTTATTTCTCCATTTTTTCCTTCATCTACAACTGCTATTTTTTGATTTTTATCAACATTGTATCTAGCTAAGGCTTTTCTGTTGTTTATTACTGGTAGTTGTACTTTTTTCTGCCAACCTTTGCTCATAGTATAAACCTCTCTAAAAAATTTAAATTGTTTAGAATCTGTAATCATATTAGTATGCCCGTTGTTTAATTCACTGAGCATATCATCTAAAACCATTAAAAACTCATCATCTGTCTCAGTATTTTTTATTTTTTGCAAATATTCTTCTTTTTTACTTAGCCAATCCACATTGTTCAATCTTTTGTTCACTTCTAAAAAAGGATAATTTTCTTTTATTGTATTGTATAAATAATTAAAGTCCTCTATCTTTCTTTCCTCCGTTAATAATATGTCTGTACCTATTTTACTGTTATAGATTAAAAGTCCACTGCCAATTAATATTAAAAATACTATTGCAAACTTTTTTAATCCTTTCACTTTATCCCCCCTATTTTAATTGTTCTTTTATATATAAAAACAATAATATACAATAAAGATTGTAGCATATCCCCTGTTTCATAATCATTAATTTTCCCATATTTAATTTCAAAAAAAATAAGAACTGTTTTAAATTTACTCCTATTTACCCAAACCGAAAGAAAAACATCATTTACACATTCTTCAATAACATTTGTCATCATATAATTTCAAATTTTATTAAGTTTATTATTATTGACCCTTGTAAATATTATATTACTGCACAAAAAAAGTAGCTCATTTTGAACTACTTTATATAAATATTAATCTCTTTCACTTATATCATTTGTAATTAAATATTTTGAAATATACATAGCTTTTATAATTTTTGTCAGCCTAGTATGATTTCCTGTACCTTCCACTGCTTTTATCTTTGCTTTTTCACACTTACTTATAATTGACGTAACTGGAGCTATGGATTTTTCAAGATCTTCCTTTGTATATTTATCTTTAATATTTTCTTCTTCTATTAATGATTTTGATATATATAATGCTTTTATCCTATTTTTAAGAAGTGTATGTTGTGATGTTCCTTCTTCAAATTTGGGATGCATTTTTTCACAGTTTTTTATAGTTGAAGTTACAACATTTAGTGCTTCTTTTAATTCTTCTTTTGTATATTTATCCATATTATTTCACCTCAAATTCCTACATATTTATGCTTACTTATAATATCATAATATATATTGGAATTCATCATACTAATCAAAATAAAACAATTCTTCAAATTTTTTATCAAGCGCTATACATAAAATTAATGCTAACTTTGCAGTAGGATTAAACTGCCCTGTTTCAATAGAGCTAATTGTATTTCTTGAAACACCAACCATTTCTGCAAGTTGACTTTGGGAAAGTTTCTTTTCCCCACGAAATTCTTTTAAACGGTTTTTTAATATTAATTCTTCATTCATGTTTAATTACCTCACTGATACTAAAATAAAGCCTATTAATGAAGCAATAGATACTATTCCAGCAGCTATGGTAGTTACAAGGTATACTTTTTTATGAGTAAATTGATACTTTGGAATTGCTTCAGCAGCTATAAATATCCAAAATAATGAAGATACTGCATAACTTTTCTCTCCCATAAAAGAATTAAATAGCACTATAAAAACAAATACAAGACAAAAAGCAGTAAAACCTATCTTACGGCCTTTATTTTCAACGTATTCTATACCTTCATCTTTGTTTGAATTACGACTTTTCATTAATATCTCTTCTTTTTTATACATCTTTATACCCCTCCTGCTACATTTTATGCCAAGTAAACTTGGTAATTAAATAATAACAGTGCCAAGTTTTATTGTCAACCATTTTTGCAAATAAAACTTGGCATTACTTTTTATCATAAAAAATTACTCTATTATTTTAATTGTTTACAACTTGCAAAAATAAGGTCCCAGCCAACCTCTTTCATGAGTATTTACATAAGTCCATCTAAAGTATTTATCTACTATATATATATCATCCTCTTTATTAAAATCTTTTGCCCTAACTTTATCCCCATCAAAAACCTCAAAAACTTTATTTTCATATTCAGATAAATAATCATAATCATAATCATCAAAGAAAATATAATATCCTCTTTTCCTCAATTCATCAAATGCTTTTCTTGCCTCATCACCTTCTAAACAATCTCTTTTCTCATTAGAAAATACATGCCATAAATAGCTATCCATGCCTATTTCATCTATTCTTTCTCTTTCTGTTAAATGTCCTGCAAATACTTCTATCCATTTATCTTCAATCTCTTCTAAATTATCTAAAGCTTGAAAATTAATATTTTTATAAAACAGTACCATAATTAACCCCCTAAATATAATTAATATTTCCCATTATATAACTATCTCCCACTTAACTAATTAAAAATTTTTACCTAAAATGATATTGAAAAATAAACAAAATACGGGATGTTAAATATAGCAAATAATAATGCTATTTTTTTTATTTGTTTTTCATCTATATATTTGTTTTTATATACTTCTTTTAAAGAAAATCTACCAACAAATAAATAATTCATTATGCCTATTAGCATTATAAGTATTAATAAAAAACTCAAAGAATATATGTTATCAAAAGGATTTGTTGCAATGGCTAATGATTCTTTTATTATAAAATATATTGTTTTATTTAAATTTTCAAATTCATCAATAAACATAGGAATACTCATTATAAGAATAGCAATCAATTGTGATAACCAAGTTGAAAAACATATTTTAACACTGGATAGTTTATAGATATTCTTTATTTCTTTCAAATTCATTTTCATTACTTTTAAAATAATAGCTAATATTATTGAATTAAAAATAAAATTAAATGGCAATACTAACAACCATAAAAGAGG
Proteins encoded:
- a CDS encoding DUF6442 family protein encodes the protein MYKKEEILMKSRNSNKDEGIEYVENKGRKIGFTAFCLVFVFIVLFNSFMGEKSYAVSSLFWIFIAAEAIPKYQFTHKKVYLVTTIAAGIVSIASLIGFILVSVR
- a CDS encoding DedA family protein gives rise to the protein MDFNILAENLIEQYGLISIFLVVMLEYANFPLPSEIVLPFIGIMIARGNINFALALMVSVFGGIVGSITNYLIGLYFGKPLLKYMMKKYPKTQPSIRSSMWWMNKYGKISVMIARVVPVARTVISIPAGINKMNISIFILYSTIGISVWNTILIFLGYIFGDNLSLIAYMVKNYSLIVGTLLAIVIVIFYRKKKKIR
- a CDS encoding S41 family peptidase, whose product is MKGLKKFAIVFLILIGSGLLIYNSKIGTDILLTEERKIEDFNYLYNTIKENYPFLEVNKRLNNVDWLSKKEEYLQKIKNTETDDEFLMVLDDMLSELNNGHTNMITDSKQFKFFREVYTMSKGWQKKVQLPVINNRKALARYNVDKNQKIAVVDEGKNGEIKGVKNASVKDIEEGKIGYIRIPQMISYYNMNMDIELIDEYLDKCKDYEAMVIDIRGNGGGDSGYWMFYLLPKLINKSYTQTTYCFWKDGDLINNFIKKSKLKYENDFGEVKDLNTKPLTNLPPEVKKDFKYYCKNTIKMEPSEESINFKRSIYLLVDKGVYSSSEILASFAKESGFATLIGETTGGDGIGSDPLLGMLPNSGYVFRFSKDMGVTSDGTCNEEFKTKPDYFVENPWVNTFEHDKCIKKVLELEEK
- a CDS encoding DUF4275 family protein, which produces MVLFYKNINFQALDNLEEIEDKWIEVFAGHLTERERIDEIGMDSYLWHVFSNEKRDCLEGDEARKAFDELRKRGYYIFFDDYDYDYLSEYENKVFEVFDGDKVRAKDFNKEDDIYIVDKYFRWTYVNTHERGWLGPYFCKL
- a CDS encoding helix-turn-helix transcriptional regulator, which translates into the protein MNEELILKNRLKEFRGEKKLSQSQLAEMVGVSRNTISSIETGQFNPTAKLALILCIALDKKFEELFYFD
- a CDS encoding MFS transporter, with the protein product MKNLLSTYKGLPREIYILFLGKIVNALGAFVQPLMSLILTQKLGMSAGEAGEFVTFMAVCQVPCIIMGGKLTDTIGRKKVITIFQTMGIIMLIICGIIPLSITTAKFMILSSCFYSISMPAYDALNADLTNESNRKSSYSLLYMGVNIGFSIGPIIGGFLYKDYLSLIFIGDALTTVVALLLIIFYVKEPNKQKEVVLDFEEEDLEKSTLSVILKRPILFLFPLMMLLFQFAYSQWVFTLPIQLGELFNDGGARLYGFLGGFNGLIVITFTPILTYFTKKYRTLNIMSAGGMLYGLSFIIYAFAYYKISFFAATLALTIGEVLIATNAQAFIANNTPPSHRGRISSIFPMISGAGYALGPMIMGDVIDACGIFVAWMIITAVCITGAVGMLLIKNLKNVND